A DNA window from Aspergillus nidulans FGSC A4 chromosome I contains the following coding sequences:
- a CDS encoding uncharacterized protein (transcript_id=CADANIAT00006787), translating to MSNTANHRITLIGLGTIGMSMAALHLSRDNTIVDVFDTRPDLEEALLKTLPIFLVSSSSRTESQPIEVTSLISSGRLNIHSSLETACASATIVQEQGPENLEFKQTIWKKVEAIAPVSAHFWTSTSGISASAQQQLLHDKTRLLVVHPFNPPHIMPLIEIVPSPETAQERVEFAREYFSIPGSRHRPVVIQKEIPGFVGNRLAFALLREACHLVQEDVVTAKDLDTILMASLGPRWAGNGIFESYQQGGGVGGIRAFWDKLGGTMQEVWDGLGQVSVAEVKEKVVRQTDEVYGTLTSEETRREKEERLREFLKVQTQSY from the coding sequence ATGTCGAACACCGCTAATCATCGGATCACTCTTATCGGATTAGGAACCATAGGAATGTCTATGGCTGCTCTCCATCTGTCCCGTGACAACACCATAGTCGACGTCTTCGATACGCGGCCTGACCTGGAGGAAGCTCTTCTCAAAACGCTCCCAATCTTTCTAGTCAGCTCTAGCTCAAGGACCGAGTCACAGCCAATCGAAGTGACTTCCCTAATTTCGTCTGGCCGCCTTAACATTCACTCATCGCTGGAGACAGCATGCGCATCCGCGACCATCGTCCAGGAACAGGGCCCAGAAAATCTCGAATTCAAGCAAACTATCTGGAAAAAGGTTGAGGCTATTGCACCGGTCTCGGCACATTTCTGGACTAGTACCTCAGGCATATCGGCGAGTGCGCAGCAGCAACTATTGCATGACAAGACCCGTTTGCTCGTGGTTCATCCGTTTAACCCGCCACATATCATGCCATTGATCGAAATTGTGCCATCTCCCGAAACAGCCCAGGAGAGAGTGGAGTTTGCGCGCGAGTATTTCTCCATTCCCGGATCTAGACATCGTCCAGTGGTCATCCAGAAAGAGATACCAGGATTCGTGGGAAATCGACTGGCCTTTGCACTGCTGAGAGAAGCTTGCCATTTGGTCCAAGAAGACGTTGTGACGGCTAAGGATCTCGATACTATCCTCATGGCCAGTTTGGGACCGAGATGGGCCGGGAATGGTATTTTCGAGAGTTACCAACAAGGTGGGGGGGTCGGTGGCATTCGTGCATTTTGGGATAAACTAGGAGGCACCATGCAAGAGGTATGGGATGGCTTGGGCCAAGTGAGTGTGGCTGAAGTCAAAGAGAAAGTGGTTCGACAGACAGACGAAGTATATGGCACTTTGACATCAGAAGAAACTCGTCgggagaaggaagaacgaCTCCGTGAATTCCTGAAGGTGCAGACACAGAGTTATTGA